acggcggcagaagaagaggagagcacggagagacggcggcagaagaagcggcaggCACCGAGAGgagggcagcagaagaagcggagagcacagagagacggcggcagaagaagcggcgagtaccgagagaggggggcagaagaagcagcgagtaccgagagacggcggcagaagaagcggcgaacaccgagagacggcagcagaagaagcggagagcacggagagacggcggcagaagaagcagcgagtaccgagagacggcggcagaagaagcggcgagcaccgagagacggcggcagaagaagcagcgggcaccgagagacggcggcagaagaagcggcgagtaccgagagacggcggcagaagaagcggcgagtaccgagagacggcggcagaagaagcggcgagcccgagaggcggcagcagaagaagcggcgaacaccgagaggcagcagcagaagaagcggagagcacggagagacggcagTAGAAGAAGTGGcaagcaccgagaggcggcagcagaagaagcggagagcacggagagacggcggcagaagaagtggCGAGCACCGAGAGTCGGCAGCAGGaaaagcggcgaacaccgagagacggcggcagaagaagcggcgagcaccgagaggcggcagtagAAGAAGCAgcgaacaccgagaggcggcagcagaagaagcggagagcacggagagacggcggcagaagaagcggcgagtaccgagaggcggcagcagaagaagcggagagcacggagagatggcggcagaagaagcggcgagcaccgagaggcggcagcagaagaagcggagagcaccgaggggcggcagcagaagaagcggagagcacggagaggcggcagcagaagaagcggagagttCGGAGAgatggcggcagaagaagcggcgagcaccgagaggcggcagcagaagaaccggcgagcaccgagagacggcggcagaagaagcggcgagcaccgagaggcggctgcagaagaagcggagagcacggtgTGATGGCGACAGAGGAAGTGGCGagtaccgagaggcggcagcagaagaagcggcgaacaccgagagacggcggtagaagaagcggagagcacggagagacggcggcagaagaagcggcgagcaccgagaggcggcagcagaagaagcggagagcaccgagagacggcggcagaagaagcggcgagcaccgagagacggcggctgAAGaaccggcgagcaccgagaggcggcatcaaaagaagcggcgaacaccgagggACGGCTGCaggagaagcggcgagcaccgagaggcggcaggaGAATAAGCggtgagcaccgagagacggcggcagaagaagcggcgagcaccgagaggcggcagcagaagaagcggcgaacaccgagagacagcggcagaagaagcggagagcacggagagacggcggcagaagttgcggcgagcaccgagaggcggcagcagaagaagcggagagcacggagagatggcggcagaagaagcggcgagcaccgagaggcggcagcagaagaagcggagagcaccgagaggcggcagcagaagaagcggagagcacggagagacggcggcagaagaaacgGCGAGTACCGTGAGACGTCGGCAGAGGAAGCGGCGAGCCCGAGAGGCggtagcagaagaagcggcgagcacaaaGAGACggtggcagaagaagcggcgagcaccgagagacagcggcagaagaagcggagagcacggagagacggcggcagaagaagctgcgagcaccgagaggcggcagcagaagaagcggagagcacggagagatggcggcagaagaagtggcgagcaccgagaggcggcagcagaagaagcggcgaacaccgagagacggcggcagaagaagaggagagcacggagagacggcggcagaagaagcggcaggCACCGAGAGgagggcagcagaagaagcggagagcacagagagacggcggcagaagaagcggcgagtaccgagagaggggggcagaagaagcagcgagtaccgagagacggcggcagaagaagcggcgaacaccgagagacggcagcagaagaagcggagagcacggagagacggcggcagaagaagcagcgagtaccgagagacggcggcagaagaagcggcgagcaccgagagacggcggcagaagaagcagcgagcaccgagagacggcggcagaagaagcggcgagtaccgagagacggcggcagaagaagcggcgagtaccgagagacggcggcagaagaagcggcgagcccgagaggcggcagcagaagaagcggcgaacaccgagaggcagcagcagaagaagcggagagcacggagagacggcggcagaagaagcggcgaataCCGAGAGACgggggcagaagaagcggcgagtaccgagagacggcggcagaagaagcggcgaacaccgagagatggcagtagaagaagcggagagcacggagagacggcggcagaagaagcggcgagtaccgagagacggcggcagaagaagcgtcgagcaccgagagacggcggcagaagaagcagcgagcaccgagagacggcggcagaagaagcggcgagcaccgagagacggcggcacaagaagcggcgagtaccgagagacagcagcagaagaagtggagagcaccgagaggcggcagcagaagaagtggcgagcaccgagaggtggcagcagaagaagcggagagcacagaGAGACGGCGGCACaagaagcggcgagtaccgagagacggcggcagaagaagcggagagcagcgAGAGACTGCGGCAGAAGAAGGGGCGAGTAccaagaggcggcagcagaagaagcggcgaacaccgagagacggcggcagaagaagcgacgAGCACCGAGagccggcagcagaagaagcggagagcacggagagactgcggcagaagaagcggcgagcaccgagagacggcggcagaagaagcaaagagcacggagagacggcggcagaagaagcggcgagcaccgagaggcggctgCAGAAGAAGCGGAgggcacggagagacggcggcagaagaagtggcgagcaacgagaggcggcagcagaagaagcggcgatcACCGAGTGATGGCGGCAGAAGAAGctgagagcacggagagacggcggcagaagaagcggcgagcaccgagagacggcggcagaagaagcggcgagtaccgagaggcggcagcagaagaagcggcgaacaccgagagacggcggcaggagAAGCGGCGAGCACTgagaggcggcggcagaagaagcggcgaccagtgagaggcggcagcagaagaagcggcgaacaccgagaggcggcagcagaagaagcggagagcacggagagatggcggcagaagaagcggcgagcaccgagaggcggcagcagaagaagcggcgactACCGAGAGACGGcgacagaagaagcggcgagcaccgagagacggcagcagaagaagcggagagcacggagagacggcggcagaagaagcggcgagtaccgagagacggcggcagaagaagcggcgagcaccgagaggcggcagtagAAGAAGCGGTGAGCACCGAGAGGCGGTAGCAGAGGAAGCGGCGTACACCGAGAGGCGGCagtagaagaagcggagagcacggagagacggcggcacaagaagcggcgagtaccgtgagacggcggcagaagaagcggagagcacggaga
The Schistocerca gregaria isolate iqSchGreg1 chromosome 1, iqSchGreg1.2, whole genome shotgun sequence genome window above contains:
- the LOC126292021 gene encoding trichohyalin-like — encoded protein: MAAEEAASPRGGSRRSGENREAAAEEAESSERWRQKKRRAPRGGSRRTGEHRETAAEEAASTERRQQKKRRARCDGDRGSGEYREAAAEEAANTERRRSGEHREAAAEEAANTERQRQKKRRARRDGGRRCGEHREAAAEEAESTERWRQKKRRAPRGGSRRSGEHREAAAEEAESTERRQQKKRRARRDGGRRNGEYRETSSEEAASPRGGSRRSGEHKETVAEEAASTERQRQKKRRARRDGGRRSCEHREAAAEEAESTERWRQKKWRAPRGGSRRSGEHRETAAEEEESTERRRQKKRQAPRGGQQKKRRAQRDGGRRSGEYRERGAEEAASTERRRQKKRRTPRDGSRRSGEHGETAAEEAASTERRRQKKRRAPRDGGRRSSGHRETAAEEAASTERRRQKKRRVPRDGGRRSGEPERRQQKKRRTPRGSSRRSGEHGETAVEEVASTERRQQKKRRARRDGGRRSGEHRESAAGKAANTERRRQKKRRAPRGGSRRSSEHREAAAEEAESTERRRQKKRRVPRGGSRRSGEHGEMAAEEAASTERRQQKKRRAPRGGSRRSGEHGEAAAEEAESSERWRQKKRRAPRGGSRRTGEHRETAAEEAASTERRLQKKRRARCDGDRGSGEYREAAAEEAANTERRRTGEHREAASKEAANTEGRLQEKRRAPRGGRRISGEHRETAAEEAASTERRQQKKRRTPRDSGRRSGEHGETAAEVAASTERRQQKKRRARRDGGRRSGEHREAAAEEAESTERRQQKKRRARRDGGRRNGEYRETSAEEAASPRGGSRRSGEHKETVAEEAASTERQRQKKRRARRDGGRRSCEHREAAAEEAESTERWRQKKWRAPRGGSRRSGEHRETAAEEEESTERRRQKKRQAPRGGQQKKRRAQRDGGRRSGEYRERGAEEAASTERRRQKKRRTPRDGSRRSGEHGETAAEEAASTERRRQKKRRAPRDGGRRSSEHRETAAEEAASTERRRQKKRRVPRDGGRRSGEPERRQQKKRRTPRGSSRRSGEHGETAAEEAANTERRGQKKRRVPRDGGRRSGEHREMAVEEAESTERRRQKKRRVPRDGGRRSVEHRETAAEEAASTERRRQKKRRAPRDGGTRSGEYRETAAEEVESTERRQQKKWRAPRGGSRRSGEHRETAAQEAASTERRRQKKRRAARDCGRRRGEYQEAAAEEAANTERRRQKKRRAPRAGSRRSGEHGETAAEEAASTERRRQKKQRARRDGGRRSGEHREAAAEEAEGTERRRQKKWRATRGGSRRSGDHRVMAAEEAESTERRRQKKRRAPRDGGRRSGEYREAAAEEAANTERRRQEKRRALRGGGRRSGDQ